The following coding sequences lie in one Pseudorca crassidens isolate mPseCra1 chromosome 2, mPseCra1.hap1, whole genome shotgun sequence genomic window:
- the CPLANE2 gene encoding ciliogenesis and planar polarity effector 2 isoform X2, producing the protein MARLPAPGSVIVPDWHESAEGKEYLACILRKNRRRVFARCRLVQDPLVSRDKPLPYPAVSRGCSSDQCFPRLWPLTPPATRSLCLGRVVWARQRWWPSWLAWRCPWCTTRPLACQEKTDAFLFLFSFTDRASFEDLPGQLARVAGEAPGAVRMVIGSKFDQYMHTDVPERDLTAFRQAWELPLLRVKSVPGRRLADGRTLDGRAGLADIAHVLNGLAEQLWHQDQVAAGLLPNPPEDPPS; encoded by the exons ATGGCCAGACTACCTGCCCCAGGCTCAGTGATTGTCCCAGACTGGCACGAGAGCGCCGAGGGCAAGGAGTACCTGGCCTGTATCCTGCGCAAGAACCGCCGGCGGGTGTTTG CACGTTGCAGACTTGTCCAAGATCCCCTAGTGAGTAGAGACAAGCCTCTTCCATATCCTGCTGTCTCCAGG GGCTGCTCGAGCGACCAGTGCTTTCCCCGCCTGTGGCCATTGACACCGCCCGCTACAAGATCTTTGTGTCTGGGAAGAGTGGTGTGGGCAAGACAGCGCTGGTGGCCAAGCTGGCTGGCCTGGAGGTGCCCGTGGTGCACCACGAGACCACTG GCTTGCCAGGAGAAAACAGatgctttcctcttcctcttctccttcactGACCGGGCCTCCTTTGAAGACCTCCCTGGACAGCTGGCCCGAGTAGCAGGCGAGGCCCCTGGTGCGGTCAGGATGGTCATCGGCTCCAA ATTTGACCAGTATATGCACACGGACGTGCCTGAGCGTGACCTCACAGCCTTCCGGCAGGCCTGGGAGCTGCCCCTCCTGCGGGTGAAGAGTGTGCCAGGACGACGGCTGGCAGATGGACGCACGCTGGATGGGCGGGCTGGGCTGGCCGACATTGCCCATGTGCTCAACGGCCTGGCAGAGCAGTTGTGGCACCAGGACCAGGTGGCAGCTGGCCTGCTCCCCAACCCCCCAGAGGACCCCCCCAGCTGA
- the CPLANE2 gene encoding ciliogenesis and planar polarity effector 2 isoform X1, with amino-acid sequence MARLPAPGSVIVPDWHESAEGKEYLACILRKNRRRVFGLLERPVLSPPVAIDTARYKIFVSGKSGVGKTALVAKLAGLEVPVVHHETTGIQTTVVFWPAKLQASDRVVMFRFEFWDCGESALKKFDHMLPACQEKTDAFLFLFSFTDRASFEDLPGQLARVAGEAPGAVRMVIGSKFDQYMHTDVPERDLTAFRQAWELPLLRVKSVPGRRLADGRTLDGRAGLADIAHVLNGLAEQLWHQDQVAAGLLPNPPEDPPS; translated from the exons ATGGCCAGACTACCTGCCCCAGGCTCAGTGATTGTCCCAGACTGGCACGAGAGCGCCGAGGGCAAGGAGTACCTGGCCTGTATCCTGCGCAAGAACCGCCGGCGGGTGTTTG GGCTGCTCGAGCGACCAGTGCTTTCCCCGCCTGTGGCCATTGACACCGCCCGCTACAAGATCTTTGTGTCTGGGAAGAGTGGTGTGGGCAAGACAGCGCTGGTGGCCAAGCTGGCTGGCCTGGAGGTGCCCGTGGTGCACCACGAGACCACTG GCATCCAGACCACCGTGGTATTTTGGCCGGCCAAACTGCAGGCCAGCGACCGTGTTGTCATGTTCCGCTTTGAGTTCTGGGACTGCGGGGAGTCTGCGCTCAAAAAGTTTGATCACATGCTGCCG GCTTGCCAGGAGAAAACAGatgctttcctcttcctcttctccttcactGACCGGGCCTCCTTTGAAGACCTCCCTGGACAGCTGGCCCGAGTAGCAGGCGAGGCCCCTGGTGCGGTCAGGATGGTCATCGGCTCCAA ATTTGACCAGTATATGCACACGGACGTGCCTGAGCGTGACCTCACAGCCTTCCGGCAGGCCTGGGAGCTGCCCCTCCTGCGGGTGAAGAGTGTGCCAGGACGACGGCTGGCAGATGGACGCACGCTGGATGGGCGGGCTGGGCTGGCCGACATTGCCCATGTGCTCAACGGCCTGGCAGAGCAGTTGTGGCACCAGGACCAGGTGGCAGCTGGCCTGCTCCCCAACCCCCCAGAGGACCCCCCCAGCTGA